One window of Dehalobacterium formicoaceticum genomic DNA carries:
- a CDS encoding MFS transporter, with protein sequence MKVEPKSSTPQDEVLIVKLKRYRLWIFVAISVTYILSYFQRAAPAVVGPELMREFSLTPSELGLVGSMYFWAYAVTAVPGGLLADSWGARKTITAFVFLAGIGGLIFSLGTSMIMLATGRFIVGLGVGVVYVAAMRILADWYKSDERGTYSGILLAVGNVGALISTTPLVFLMGNIGWRNSFSLVAILTFVTAAISYGVIRNKPSDMGLPSPNQVNGAVMQTEVVKPSLGESLKTVFGTKKFYLLAILLFSYYGSFMGVGSLWAGPYLQNVYGLSKELAGSVLMMFPLGMVFGCPIAGYMSDKILKSRKKVLFWGCLLHILFYIPLIFLAGSLSTTMLYALFFGYGLTGGTFVSCFTCSQEIYEPKFAGTAVGALNMFLFGGGAFYQYVMGAVVGTFEPIAKNVYPVAAYQAAFAVPACGLILGVILFAFFKEGREEQ encoded by the coding sequence ATGAAAGTTGAGCCAAAAAGTAGTACTCCACAAGATGAGGTGTTGATTGTCAAACTAAAGAGGTATAGGCTCTGGATCTTTGTTGCCATTTCTGTTACATATATACTCTCTTATTTCCAAAGAGCAGCTCCGGCTGTTGTGGGACCGGAGCTTATGAGGGAATTTTCCTTAACGCCATCTGAACTGGGCCTGGTCGGTTCCATGTATTTTTGGGCGTATGCGGTAACTGCAGTACCTGGGGGTCTATTGGCTGATTCCTGGGGAGCACGCAAAACGATCACTGCATTTGTATTTCTTGCAGGTATCGGAGGATTAATTTTCTCTTTGGGTACCAGTATGATAATGCTTGCTACGGGAAGATTTATAGTCGGTTTAGGTGTTGGAGTTGTATACGTGGCAGCTATGAGAATTCTGGCTGACTGGTACAAATCTGATGAAAGAGGTACGTATTCAGGTATTTTGCTAGCTGTTGGAAATGTTGGGGCGTTGATATCCACTACTCCTTTAGTTTTTCTTATGGGGAATATCGGATGGAGAAATTCTTTCAGCTTGGTAGCAATATTGACCTTTGTAACGGCGGCAATTTCTTACGGGGTTATTCGCAATAAACCAAGTGATATGGGGTTACCTTCACCTAACCAAGTGAACGGCGCTGTGATGCAAACCGAAGTAGTGAAACCTTCATTAGGTGAATCTTTAAAAACAGTGTTCGGCACCAAAAAGTTCTACTTGCTCGCTATATTGCTTTTCTCCTATTACGGTTCTTTTATGGGTGTGGGATCATTGTGGGCAGGTCCATATTTGCAAAATGTATATGGTCTATCGAAAGAATTGGCAGGAAGCGTTCTTATGATGTTCCCTCTGGGTATGGTGTTTGGTTGTCCTATAGCAGGTTATATGTCGGACAAAATTTTGAAATCCCGTAAAAAAGTTCTGTTCTGGGGTTGTCTTCTGCACATTCTGTTTTATATTCCATTAATCTTTTTAGCAGGCAGTTTGTCTACAACAATGTTATATGCACTGTTTTTTGGGTATGGATTGACGGGAGGTACGTTTGTTTCCTGCTTTACCTGCTCACAAGAAATCTACGAGCCAAAATTTGCGGGAACCGCTGTAGGGGCATTAAACATGTTTCTCTTTGGCGGCGGGGCATTTTATCAGTATGTTATGGGAGCGGTTGTTGGTACTTTTGAACCGATTGCGAAAAATGTGTATCCAGTGGCGGCTTACCAGGCAGCTTTTGCTGTTCCGGCTTGCGGGTTAATTTTGGGTGTGATCCTATTCGCGTTTTTCAAGGAGGGTAGAGAAGAGCAGTAG
- a CDS encoding glycine/sarcosine/betaine reductase component B subunit, whose protein sequence is MRLVIESIDINDVQEGLKTCAQEGVLQINFKELEELILKDARIKSVDINLACPGDKTRILNVQDVIQPRCKVDKEDADFPGFIGKMQIAGSGKTRSLRGTAVVVCNPSTNRAESGLLDMSGPVAELSPYGKMKNLVVAPYVAEGVGERDFEDAVKNAGYKAAVYMAQAAEGLTVNEVEVFESDLTECAKSDLPRVALYYQTYSPQFDYLAVSDKVVYGNNISFNMPIVVHPNEVLDGGFVGWNALKGIDSYCIQNHGVIKELYKHHGKDLNFVGVVAATANMDADSRNRGASMSAHLIKNILGADAAIIQKILGGMPHIDISTTGIECEKLGIKTCVYTTPLTSTGTLGDTILFNDELLDLITISGNQFEKTKIHFQAEKFLGGAADTRLYSQGIEQYAGDPVIDIEEYLLAGVHDLTGNREIIVKEY, encoded by the coding sequence ATGAGGCTTGTGATCGAATCGATAGACATTAATGATGTTCAAGAAGGTTTAAAAACTTGCGCCCAAGAAGGTGTGTTGCAAATTAATTTTAAAGAGCTGGAGGAGCTAATACTTAAAGACGCCAGAATCAAGTCTGTGGATATAAATCTGGCTTGCCCGGGTGATAAGACTAGGATATTAAATGTTCAAGACGTTATACAACCGCGGTGCAAGGTGGATAAAGAGGATGCCGATTTCCCGGGTTTTATTGGGAAGATGCAAATTGCCGGAAGTGGGAAAACCAGATCTTTAAGGGGTACAGCTGTTGTTGTCTGCAACCCGAGCACAAACAGAGCTGAAAGCGGACTTCTTGATATGAGCGGTCCTGTAGCGGAGCTAAGTCCTTATGGCAAAATGAAAAATTTAGTTGTTGCCCCTTATGTTGCAGAAGGGGTTGGGGAAAGAGACTTTGAAGATGCTGTAAAAAATGCCGGATATAAAGCGGCAGTTTATATGGCGCAGGCTGCTGAAGGACTTACTGTCAACGAGGTGGAAGTTTTTGAATCCGATTTGACTGAATGCGCAAAATCTGATCTTCCTCGGGTAGCCCTGTATTATCAGACATATAGTCCCCAATTCGATTATCTTGCTGTTTCGGATAAAGTTGTTTATGGGAACAACATCAGCTTCAATATGCCGATCGTGGTACATCCCAACGAGGTTCTGGATGGGGGGTTTGTTGGTTGGAATGCCCTGAAAGGTATTGATTCCTATTGTATTCAAAATCATGGTGTCATAAAAGAACTTTATAAGCACCATGGAAAGGATTTGAATTTTGTAGGGGTTGTCGCAGCAACGGCAAATATGGATGCCGATTCAAGGAATCGCGGTGCTTCCATGTCTGCACACCTGATTAAGAATATTCTTGGTGCCGACGCAGCGATCATTCAAAAAATATTAGGCGGGATGCCTCACATCGATATTTCGACTACAGGAATAGAATGTGAAAAGCTGGGAATTAAAACCTGCGTTTATACTACGCCTTTAACTTCAACAGGTACGCTTGGAGATACCATATTGTTTAATGATGAGCTTCTTGATTTGATTACTATTTCCGGCAACCAATTTGAAAAAACTAAAATACATTTTCAGGCGGAAAAGTTCCTGGGAGGTGCTGCCGATACCCGATTATACAGTCAAGGTATTGAACAATATGCAGGGGATCCGGTTATTGATATTGAGGAGTATTTGCTTGCCGGGGTTCACGATCTTACCGGAAACAGAGAAATAATCGTTAAAGAATATTAG
- a CDS encoding glycine/betaine/sarcosine/D-proline family reductase selenoprotein B: protein MAKKRVVHYLNQFFGQVGGEEQAAVGFSVKEGPVGPGLALQKALGDDAEIVATIICGDDYFSANSEENAAEGLKLVKQYQPDLFFAGPAFAAGRYSVACGAMCKAVGDEFGIPVVSGMDESAPGMDLYRKSVHIVKTANQSRDMIKVLQKMARLASALTAKEDGIRLISFENLPDPKEYDYFTRDQLRNEYCDKSIAQRSVEALLKKIKGEPFVSEVTPDRFEKFEIPAAVKDLSKAEIAFVSDGGLVPKGNPDRMTTRSNIRWGAYNLDGMFQSYEVVHAGYFNDYVLQDPDRLVPYDIMRDLVNEGEVGKIHDTFYSMPACTTVSKKCAENGSLIAAELKKRGTVDAVILTSTUGTSTRCGSTIAREIEKAGFPVVQITAIPNIAEMLGVNRVVVGEAVPHPVGNPKLTPEKEKELRRKYVKKALELLQQDVTEPRILTVG from the coding sequence ATGGCTAAGAAAAGAGTAGTTCACTATCTAAATCAGTTTTTTGGTCAAGTTGGCGGAGAAGAACAAGCAGCAGTTGGTTTTTCCGTTAAGGAAGGTCCAGTGGGGCCTGGCTTGGCTTTGCAAAAAGCACTTGGCGATGACGCTGAAATAGTTGCCACAATTATTTGCGGTGATGACTATTTTTCCGCTAATTCGGAAGAAAATGCGGCAGAAGGATTGAAATTAGTAAAACAATATCAACCTGACCTATTTTTTGCAGGTCCTGCTTTTGCTGCCGGACGTTATAGCGTTGCCTGCGGTGCCATGTGTAAAGCGGTAGGTGATGAATTTGGTATCCCCGTTGTATCTGGTATGGATGAGTCCGCCCCTGGTATGGATTTGTATAGAAAGTCTGTTCATATTGTCAAGACAGCAAATCAAAGCCGTGATATGATTAAGGTTCTGCAAAAAATGGCACGGTTAGCTTCCGCTCTTACCGCCAAAGAAGATGGAATAAGGTTAATCTCTTTTGAAAATCTGCCTGATCCCAAGGAATATGATTATTTTACCCGTGATCAGCTAAGAAATGAGTATTGTGATAAGTCTATTGCCCAAAGAAGCGTTGAAGCTTTACTGAAGAAAATTAAAGGAGAACCCTTTGTCAGTGAAGTTACTCCCGATAGGTTTGAAAAATTTGAAATTCCGGCTGCTGTTAAAGATTTAAGCAAAGCTGAAATTGCCTTTGTTAGTGACGGCGGCTTAGTACCTAAAGGAAATCCCGACAGAATGACAACAAGAAGTAACATTCGCTGGGGAGCATACAATTTGGATGGGATGTTCCAAAGTTATGAAGTTGTGCATGCCGGATATTTTAATGACTATGTTTTGCAGGATCCAGACAGGTTAGTCCCCTACGATATTATGCGTGATCTGGTAAATGAAGGCGAGGTTGGCAAAATTCATGACACATTTTACTCTATGCCTGCTTGTACGACTGTATCAAAAAAATGTGCTGAAAATGGCAGTTTAATAGCCGCCGAACTCAAAAAGAGGGGTACCGTTGATGCTGTAATCCTAACATCCACCTGAGGAACCAGTACTCGTTGCGGGTCAACGATAGCAAGAGAAATTGAAAAGGCTGGATTCCCGGTAGTACAAATTACGGCTATTCCTAATATCGCTGAAATGCTTGGTGTAAATAGGGTCGTTGTAGGAGAGGCCGTTCCCCATCCTGTGGGTAATCCTAAACTGACTCCGGAAAAGGAAAAAGAATTACGTAGGAAATATGTTAAAAAAGCACTGGAATTATTGCAGCAAGATGTTACTGAGCCAAGAATCTTAACTGTTGGTTAG
- a CDS encoding 4Fe-4S binding protein, giving the protein MERNEIIRLATDFTNISPHNFVPEAKALLPEMSGMRIFEPPILAFGDAADDCFESLKEPFAVGEHFMIPEQWLNNAKTVISFFLPFTEQIRKGNKKDMSWPSAEWLHGRIEGQEFVVKLTIYLLNNLVEAGFDSVAPILDPRFSVKKYIEGSTLRFASCWSERHVAYVCGLGTFGLSNGLITKKGICGRFGSIITAIPLPTDKRKYTGINDYCSMCGVCAHNCPVGAITLEQGKNDRICSEFIDGITKKCSPYYGCGKCQVGVPCEVSVPK; this is encoded by the coding sequence ATGGAACGTAATGAAATTATAAGGTTAGCAACAGATTTTACGAACATATCACCACACAACTTTGTTCCGGAGGCAAAAGCCCTTTTGCCGGAAATGTCAGGTATGCGAATTTTTGAGCCTCCTATTTTAGCTTTTGGTGATGCGGCAGATGACTGTTTTGAATCTTTAAAGGAACCTTTTGCAGTTGGTGAACATTTCATGATTCCTGAACAGTGGCTTAACAACGCAAAAACGGTTATATCATTTTTCCTTCCATTTACCGAACAGATCCGCAAGGGAAATAAAAAGGATATGTCGTGGCCTTCTGCGGAATGGCTTCACGGCCGAATTGAAGGGCAAGAATTTGTTGTTAAATTGACAATCTATTTGCTAAATAATCTAGTTGAAGCTGGATTTGACAGTGTTGCCCCCATCTTAGATCCACGGTTTTCTGTTAAAAAATATATTGAAGGCAGTACCCTGCGTTTTGCCAGTTGTTGGTCGGAACGTCATGTTGCCTATGTTTGCGGATTAGGTACATTTGGTCTCTCCAATGGATTAATTACGAAAAAGGGCATTTGCGGTCGTTTTGGAAGTATAATTACTGCAATACCTTTGCCGACTGATAAAAGGAAATATACAGGAATTAACGACTACTGTAGTATGTGCGGTGTATGTGCACATAATTGCCCGGTGGGAGCAATTACATTAGAACAGGGTAAAAACGATAGAATTTGTTCAGAGTTTATAGATGGCATTACAAAAAAGTGCAGTCCTTACTATGGTTGTGGAAAATGTCAGGTGGGAGTGCCTTGCGAAGTTTCGGTACCAAAATAA
- the trxA gene encoding thioredoxin TrxA, which translates to MLELTKENFESEVLKADGSVFVDFFGDGCVPCEALMPFVHEMADKYGDKLKFTSLNTTKARRLAIGQKVMGLPVMAIYQNGVKVEELVKEDASRENIEAMINKYL; encoded by the coding sequence ATGCTGGAATTAACAAAAGAAAACTTTGAATCTGAAGTATTAAAGGCGGATGGTAGCGTTTTCGTAGACTTTTTTGGTGATGGCTGTGTGCCCTGTGAGGCGCTGATGCCTTTTGTTCATGAAATGGCGGATAAATACGGAGATAAGCTGAAGTTTACCTCCCTTAACACCACAAAAGCACGCCGCCTTGCTATTGGGCAAAAGGTCATGGGCTTGCCTGTTATGGCTATCTATCAGAACGGTGTAAAGGTGGAGGAACTGGTAAAGGAAGATGCCTCCCGGGAAAATATTGAAGCTATGATTAATAAGTATCTTTAA
- the grdA gene encoding glycine/sarcosine/betaine reductase complex selenoprotein A, with the protein MSILEGKKIIIVGDRDGIPGPTIEDCVKEAGAEVVFSSTECFVUTAAGAMDLENQNRVKELSEKYDPENIVVVLGAAEGEAAGIAAETVTAGDPTFAGPLAGVQLGLKVYHICEPEIKAEIPEALYEEQIGMMEMVLDVDSIAGEMKTIRNQYSKY; encoded by the coding sequence ATGAGTATTTTGGAAGGAAAGAAGATTATTATTGTAGGCGACAGAGACGGCATTCCCGGCCCTACTATTGAAGACTGTGTAAAGGAGGCGGGAGCAGAAGTTGTATTCTCCTCAACAGAATGTTTTGTTTGAACTGCCGCAGGTGCGATGGATCTGGAAAACCAGAATAGGGTAAAAGAACTGTCCGAAAAATACGACCCTGAGAACATTGTTGTAGTTCTTGGAGCAGCGGAGGGTGAAGCCGCAGGGATTGCCGCCGAAACAGTGACAGCCGGAGACCCAACTTTTGCAGGTCCATTGGCAGGAGTCCAGTTAGGACTTAAGGTATATCATATTTGTGAGCCGGAGATAAAAGCAGAAATTCCGGAAGCCTTATATGAAGAACAGATTGGTATGATGGAAATGGTACTTGATGTCGACAGTATTGCCGGGGAGATGAAAACTATTCGTAATCAATATTCTAAGTACTAA
- a CDS encoding type II toxin-antitoxin system Phd/YefM family antitoxin gives MNIKPSTALRNEYTQISELAKTSGEPIIITNKGEADLVVLSVDAFEEREKMFRHRDKVYEAEVARLSGMPTFTPEQIHEELEDLYAAAEK, from the coding sequence ATGAATATCAAACCGTCAACAGCATTGAGAAATGAGTATACGCAAATATCTGAGCTTGCAAAAACATCTGGTGAGCCAATCATCATCACCAATAAAGGCGAGGCGGATCTCGTTGTTTTGAGTGTAGATGCCTTTGAAGAAAGGGAAAAAATGTTTCGTCACAGAGATAAGGTATACGAGGCGGAAGTTGCACGTCTGAGCGGCATGCCCACATTTACGCCGGAGCAGATTCATGAGGAATTGGAGGATCTTTATGCCGCCGCAGAGAAATAA
- a CDS encoding type II toxin-antitoxin system RelE/ParE family toxin — protein sequence MPPQRNKLIYLAPAREDILDIARYHLEKVGVNSAREVTVEIERTINRLSQFPLMGQTHPDPVLAENGYRKLVIASTYVCIYKVFHDDVYIYRIVNGKKDYPKLLK from the coding sequence ATGCCGCCGCAGAGAAATAAGCTGATCTATCTCGCACCGGCAAGAGAGGACATTCTGGATATAGCCAGATACCATCTTGAAAAGGTCGGTGTTAACTCTGCGAGGGAGGTTACAGTGGAAATAGAGAGAACAATTAACCGTCTGTCTCAGTTTCCGCTTATGGGTCAGACGCATCCCGACCCTGTGCTTGCAGAAAACGGATATCGGAAGCTGGTTATTGCTTCCACATACGTTTGCATTTATAAAGTATTTCATGACGACGTGTACATTTACCGTATCGTCAACGGAAAGAAAGACTATCCAAAGCTGCTCAAATAG
- a CDS encoding AAA family ATPase translates to MGENGSGKSTLLEAIAYKCGFSPQGGGKNNIFGMDDEDCPLELENILTLSWMPKIKGGFFLRAETFFNFAGYLDQLAEDDGHGVYVPYGGKSLNEQSHGEAFLSLFMNRFNQKGVYLLDEPEAALSPQRQLAFLILMHQLIEKGNAQFIIATHSPILMGFPQGVILNFDHRPVEKINYMDTDHYQITKRFLNDTERFFKKLVTE, encoded by the coding sequence GTGGGGGAAAACGGCTCCGGAAAATCTACTTTACTGGAGGCTATTGCATATAAATGTGGTTTTTCTCCCCAAGGTGGAGGGAAAAATAATATTTTTGGAATGGATGATGAGGATTGTCCTTTAGAATTAGAAAATATTTTAACCTTATCATGGATGCCCAAGATTAAAGGAGGATTCTTTTTAAGAGCGGAAACGTTTTTTAATTTTGCCGGTTATCTGGATCAATTAGCTGAAGATGATGGGCATGGTGTGTACGTGCCTTACGGAGGAAAATCCTTGAATGAACAGTCCCATGGAGAAGCCTTTCTCTCCCTATTTATGAACAGGTTTAATCAAAAAGGCGTCTATTTGTTGGATGAGCCGGAGGCAGCTTTGTCACCCCAAAGGCAGTTGGCCTTTTTAATATTGATGCATCAGTTAATTGAAAAGGGCAATGCCCAATTTATCATTGCCACTCATTCGCCGATCTTAATGGGATTTCCCCAGGGGGTTATTCTCAATTTTGATCATCGTCCTGTGGAAAAAATCAATTATATGGATACAGATCACTATCAAATAACGAAAAGGTTTTTAAATGATACGGAAAGATTTTTCAAAAAACTGGTAACCGAATAG
- a CDS encoding nucleoside hydrolase, whose product MKLLTTVMGNISVDQTTNNMLKLTELFNVAIPVAKGNQLPLLCKYEDAVEVHGETGMKGYNFPEPSRKALERHAVAEMKDCILNSKEKITIVAIGPLTNLALLLSAYPEVKQKIAEIVIMGGSTSLGNMTSSTEFNIYVDPHAAQMVLQSGLPITMFGLNVTDSALLKKKDVNQIKTFGKAGEMLYAILTNYRGGSLETGLKIHDACTIAYLLNPALFKFKDYFMEVALEGPAAGTTVADLYMKYHDSPNVKVCIEIDAKNFPKWIVEQLGNINR is encoded by the coding sequence ATGAAGCTACTCACTACTGTTATGGGAAATATCAGTGTAGATCAGACAACTAATAATATGTTAAAACTTACTGAGCTATTTAATGTAGCTATTCCTGTGGCAAAAGGAAATCAACTTCCCTTACTCTGCAAATATGAAGATGCGGTTGAAGTTCACGGTGAAACCGGAATGAAGGGTTATAATTTTCCAGAACCCTCCCGCAAGGCACTTGAAAGGCATGCGGTTGCAGAAATGAAGGATTGTATTTTAAACAGCAAAGAAAAAATCACGATTGTTGCCATCGGTCCTTTGACGAATCTCGCATTACTCTTATCGGCATACCCGGAAGTAAAACAAAAGATAGCCGAAATTGTGATCATGGGTGGGTCAACATCCTTAGGAAATATGACCTCCTCTACGGAATTTAATATTTATGTGGACCCACATGCTGCACAGATGGTCTTACAATCCGGTTTACCGATTACTATGTTTGGTCTTAACGTAACGGACAGCGCCTTGCTTAAGAAAAAAGACGTTAATCAGATTAAGACTTTTGGAAAAGCAGGCGAGATGCTTTATGCGATTCTTACTAATTATAGAGGGGGAAGCTTAGAAACCGGGCTTAAAATACACGATGCTTGTACCATTGCATACCTTTTAAATCCGGCTTTATTTAAGTTTAAAGATTATTTTATGGAAGTGGCCTTAGAAGGTCCTGCCGCTGGGACCACAGTAGCCGATTTATATATGAAATATCATGATAGTCCAAATGTTAAGGTATGTATAGAAATTGATGCTAAGAATTTCCCCAAATGGATTGTAGAACAATTAGGGAATATAAACAGGTGA